Proteins encoded in a region of the Solanum dulcamara chromosome 9, daSolDulc1.2, whole genome shotgun sequence genome:
- the LOC129902385 gene encoding sterol 3-beta-glucosyltransferase UGT80B1, which yields MDSNGPNGNQNTRHLEVPSNADERCDATLSDELDGWRTSTSSLVDIRSSDEHSDECLTPEMKYQRTQPLQPSLVLESPESNGRTSSAPPRARRGLEHCITAPVTIHRSLFLEGQDMAFSRSLTERRDSPRHNQILDRLSERGKQKLIVELVRIQRNGTVEVDLTKSTPETSELLELRSVEGLSPTVDRIITDFNKSVPKLKIAVLVVGTRGDVQPFLAMANRLQVFGHRVRLATHSNFRDFVKSAGIDFYPLGGDPRILAGYMARNKGLIPSGPGEISIQRKQLKAIIESLLPACTEPDTETGEPFKAQAIIANPPAYGHAHVAEALGVPLHIFFTMPWTPTYEFPHPLARVPQTAAYWLSYIVVDLLIWWGIRGYINEFRKKKLNLPPIAYFSTYHGSISHFPTGYIWSPHVVPKPKDWGSLVDVVGYCFLNLGSNYQPPEEFTKWIQNGSKPVYIGFGSMPLEDSIKTTDIILEALKNSGQRGILDRGWGDLGTFQEIPENVFLLAECPHDWLFPQCSAVVHHGGAGTTAVGLRAGCPTTIIPFFGDQFFWGDRIHQKGLGPAPIPIEQLSVEGLSDAITFMLQPDVKSRVMELAVLLENEDGVAGAVDAFHRHLPSEMPLPTPPPQDIDGPNPLQWIFTRIGKICCLPCGS from the exons ATGGATAGTAATGGTCCTAATGGCAATCAGAACACAAGGCATTTGGAAGTACCTAGCAATGCTGATGAACGGTGTGATGCTACTCTTTCCGATGAATTAGATGGCTGGAGAACAAGTACTTCATCACTTGTGGACATTAGGTCTTCAGATGAGCATTCTGATGAGTGTTTGACTCCAGAAATGAAATATCAGAGAACACAGCCACTACAGCCTTCTTTAGTTTTGGAGAGTCCTGAGTCAAATGGTCGGACTTCTAGTGCTCCACCTCGAGCTCGGAGAG GTTTGGAGCACTGCATTACTGCACCTGTGACTATTCACAGAAGTCTTTTCCTTGAAGGCCAGGATATGGCATTTTCAAGATCTTTGACTGAGAGGAGGGATAGTCCTAGACATAATCAAATATTGGATAGACTTTCTGAACGTGGAAAG CAAAAGCTCATTGTGGAGCTGGTAAGGATTCAAAGGAATGGAACAGTGGAGGTTGACCTTACTAAGAGTACACCTGAAACTTCTGAATTGTTGGAGCTGCGATCTGTTGAAGGACTCAGTCCTACTGTAGACAGGATTATCACGGATTTTAATAAGTCAGTTCCAAAGTTGAAAATTGCGGTGCTTGTTGTTGGAACCAGGGGAGATGTTCAACCATTTTTGGCTATGGCCAATAGACTTCAG GTGTTTGGTCATCGTGTCAGGCTGGCAACTCATTCTAACTTCCGCGATTTTGTCAAATCAGCAGGCATAGACTTCTACCCATTGGGCGGTGATCCTCGGATATTGGCAGGAT ATATGGCCAGGAACAAAGGTCTCATTCCTTCTGGACCAGGAGAGATATCTATACAACGAAAGCAGCTAAAGGCTATAATTGAATCTCTTCTTCCAGCTTGCACTGAGCCAGATACTGAAACTGGTGAACCTTTCAAAGCACAAGCGATTATTGCAAATCCTCCTGCTTATG GACATGCACACGTTGCTGAAGCTCTTGGGGTACCCCTCCACATCTTCTTCACAATGCCCTGGAC GCCAACTTATGAATTTCCTCACCCATTGGCTCGTGTACCTCAAACTGCTGCGTATTGG CTTTCCTACATAGTCGTGGATTTACTGATCTGGTGGGGCATAAGAGGTTACATCAACGAGTTTAGGAAAAAGAAGCTAAACCTTCCTCCTATCGCCTACTTCAGTACGTACCACGGATCAATTTCTCACTTCCCAACTGGCTACATCTGGAGTCCACATGTTGTGCCAAAGCCTAAAG ATTGGGGCTCTTTGGTTGATGTTGTTGGTTATTGCTTCTTAAACCTTGGGAGTAACTACCAACCTCCTGAAGAATTTACCAAGTGGATCCAAAATGGGTCTAAACCTGTATATATTGGGTTTGGGAGCATG CCTCTTGAAGATTCCATTAAAACTACAGATATAATTTTGGAGGCACTAAAGAATTCTGGGCAGAGGGGAATTCTTGACCGAGGTTGGGGAGATCTTGGTACTT TTCAAGAGATCCCTGAAAATGTTTTTCTTCTTGCGGAGTGCCCTCATGATTGGCTTTTTCCTCAATGCTCAGCTGTG GTTCATCACGGTGGCGCTGGAACCACAGCCGTGGGACTACGTGCTGGG TGTCCAACAACTATAATACCATTCTTCGGTGATCAATTCTTTTGGGGCGATAGAATTCATCAAAAGGGTCTGGGACCTGCCCCAATTCCTATTGAACAGCTTAGTGTGGAAGGACTCTCTGATGCTATAACATTTATGCTCCAGCCTGAT GTGAAATCCCGAGTAATGGAACTAGCTGTATTATTAGAGAACGAAGATGGTGTTGCAGGTGCAGTTGATGCTTTCCACCGGCATTTGCCTTCAGAAATGCCCTTGCCAACCCCGCCTCCTCAGGATATCGATGGTCCAAATCCATTACAGTGGATTTTTACAAGGATTGGAAAAATCTGTTGCCTGCCTTGTGGTTCTTAG
- the LOC129903537 gene encoding UPF0496 protein At1g20180-like: MAGDTTCETTKDNKTITRDAQRSLNVNEEYLGALRTKSYGDFFTKAQLLVNEPSSPNSQLCHMNNFSEFLLDPSQGIINSILETTIFPVKKYDLKSLLTNYFNISAEASKFCSHILKSISQVQSHYDFIQQVLDSIDNCSNFDQFGDLILELRSFIIHNNPFSDLKKQDFTRINNEYSSVLQCLKSKKKRVVRKIKLIKYVNKTSGVCVTAACGLVVVAALVLAAHTFAAIVMGPAILSLPLKPLRKKIMSFRFLKCGFLRKVGDQLDVATKGIYILNRDFDMISRLVTRLHDEIDHNKEIIRLCLDKREDRFSLQVLKELKKSNIGFKKQVEELEEHVYLCLLTINRARALVIKEIAKSCGG; encoded by the exons ATGGCAGGAGATACAACGTGTGAAACTACCAAAG ATAACAAGACAATAACGAGAGACGCACAAAGAAGCCTAAATGTAAATGAAGAGTACCTTGGGGCACTAAGAACAAAATCTTATGGTGATTTCTTTACAAAAGCCCAATTACTTGTAAATGAACCGTCATCTCCTAATTCTCAATTATGTCACATGAATAATTTCTCAGAATTCCTCCTTGATCCAAGCCAAggaataattaattcaattctTGAAACAACTATTTTTCCAGTCAAAAAATACGATCTAAAATCCCTTCTTACAAATTACTTCAACATAAGTGCAGAAGCATCAAAATTCTGCAGCCACATCCTTAAAAGCATTAGCCAAGTCCAATCTCACTATGATTTCATCCAACAAGTCCTTGACTCTATCGATAATTGCTCTAATTTTGACCAATTTGGTGACCTAATACTCGAGCTTCGATCTTTTATCATCCACAACAACCCCTTCTCTGACCTTAAAAAACAAGATTTCACTCGAATTAACAATGAGTATTCATCGGTGTTGCAATGTTTGAAGTCCAAGAAAAAAAGGGTCGTTAGGAAAATCAAATTGATCAAATATGTCAACAAGACTTCCGGGGTATGTGTGACAGCGGCTTGTGGACTAGTTGTTGTGGCAGCTTTAGTACTAGCAGCACATACGTTTGCTGCAATTGTCATGGGACCGGCAATTTTAAGCCTACCTTTAAAACcattaaggaaaaaaattatgagTTTTCGATTCTTGAAATGTGGATTTTTAAGGAAAGTTGGAGATCAACTTGACGTAGCAACAAAAGGTATTTATATTTTGAACAGAGATTTTGACATGATTTCTAGGCTTGTGACTCGACTTCATGATGAAATTGACCATAATAAGGAAATTATTCGATTGTGTTTGGATAAAAGGGAAGATAGATTTTCATTGCAAgtgttgaaggagttgaagaagAGTAATATTGGGTTTAAGAAACAAGTGGAGGAGCTTGAAGAACATGTTTATTTATGTCTTTTAACGATTAATCGTGCTAGAGCTTTGGTAATTAAAGAAATTGCAAAATCATGTGGAGGATAA
- the LOC129903036 gene encoding probable mediator of RNA polymerase II transcription subunit 26c isoform X1 has product MELDELRLILKNSGVDLWGLIDTAISVAILDHGNELRSRRDAIVERLYTPLLCNNSYSAEIPKSIERNIDDDHKLKTEEKSTVDYEEDLEISKIITIKNHFEISNQSENCLVDLLQCLAEMDISFKVLEKTDIGRHVNRLRKHSSNEVRRLVKLLIRRWKDIVDEWVRLNTSMEETDDFEDGAYISNDSPLYCGHKHSVEKDNNSNLSTKRLREDYMEEHYAKAERRREVELEDVGN; this is encoded by the exons ATGGAATTGGATGAATTACGTTTAATCTTAAAGAATTCAGGCGTGGACTTGTGGGGTTTAATTGACACAGCCATTTCAGTAGCCATTCTTGATCATGGAAATGAGCTTCGCAGCCGAAGAGACGCCATTGTTGAGAGACTCTACACTCCTCTGCTCTGTAACAATTCTTATTCTGCTGAAATCCCAAAAAGCATTGAGAGAAATATTGATGATGATCACAAGTTAAAAACAGAGGAAAAAAGTACTGTAGACTATGAAGAAGATTTAGAAATCAGCAAAATCATCACAATCAAGAATCATTTTGAAATATCAAATCAG TCTGAGAATTGCTTGGTTGATCTACTTCAATGTCTTGCTGAAATGGACATTAGTTTCAAGGTTCTTGAG AAAACAGATATTGGAAGGCATGTAAATAGACTGCGAAAACATTCATCAAATGAAGTAAGAAGACTTGTTAAACTACTCATCAg GAGATGGAAAGATATTGTTGATGAATGGGTTAGATTAAATACATCAATGGAGGAAACAG ATGATTTCGAGGATGGAGCTTATATTTCAAATGATTCACCATTATATTGCGGTCATAag CATAGCGTAGAGAAGGACAACAACAGTAATCTATCGACAAAACGCCTACGTGAGGATTACATGGAAGAACATTATG CCAAAGCAGAAAGGAGAAGAGAAGTGGAGCTTGAAGACGTAGGCAATTAA
- the LOC129903036 gene encoding probable mediator of RNA polymerase II transcription subunit 26c isoform X4: MELDELRLILKNSGVDLWGLIDTAISVAILDHGNELRSRRDAIVERLYTPLLCNNSYSAEIPKSIERNIDDDHKLKTEEKSTVDYEEDLEISKIITIKNHFEISNQSENCLVDLLQCLAEMDISFKVLEKTDIGRHVNRLRKHSSNEVRRLVKLLIRRWKDIVDEWVRLNTSMEETAKAERRREVELEDVGN; encoded by the exons ATGGAATTGGATGAATTACGTTTAATCTTAAAGAATTCAGGCGTGGACTTGTGGGGTTTAATTGACACAGCCATTTCAGTAGCCATTCTTGATCATGGAAATGAGCTTCGCAGCCGAAGAGACGCCATTGTTGAGAGACTCTACACTCCTCTGCTCTGTAACAATTCTTATTCTGCTGAAATCCCAAAAAGCATTGAGAGAAATATTGATGATGATCACAAGTTAAAAACAGAGGAAAAAAGTACTGTAGACTATGAAGAAGATTTAGAAATCAGCAAAATCATCACAATCAAGAATCATTTTGAAATATCAAATCAG TCTGAGAATTGCTTGGTTGATCTACTTCAATGTCTTGCTGAAATGGACATTAGTTTCAAGGTTCTTGAG AAAACAGATATTGGAAGGCATGTAAATAGACTGCGAAAACATTCATCAAATGAAGTAAGAAGACTTGTTAAACTACTCATCAg GAGATGGAAAGATATTGTTGATGAATGGGTTAGATTAAATACATCAATGGAGGAAACAG CCAAAGCAGAAAGGAGAAGAGAAGTGGAGCTTGAAGACGTAGGCAATTAA
- the LOC129903036 gene encoding probable mediator of RNA polymerase II transcription subunit 26c isoform X2, with protein MELDELRLILKNSGVDLWGLIDTAISVAILDHGNELRSRRDAIVERLYTPLLCNNSYSAEIPKSIERNIDDDHKLKTEEKSTVDYEEDLEISKIITIKNHFEISNQSENCLVDLLQCLAEMDISFKVLEKTDIGRHVNRLRKHSSNEVRRLVKLLIRRWKDIVDEWVRLNTSMEETDDFEDGAYISNDSPLYCGHKWLLYDTKSQSRKEKRSGA; from the exons ATGGAATTGGATGAATTACGTTTAATCTTAAAGAATTCAGGCGTGGACTTGTGGGGTTTAATTGACACAGCCATTTCAGTAGCCATTCTTGATCATGGAAATGAGCTTCGCAGCCGAAGAGACGCCATTGTTGAGAGACTCTACACTCCTCTGCTCTGTAACAATTCTTATTCTGCTGAAATCCCAAAAAGCATTGAGAGAAATATTGATGATGATCACAAGTTAAAAACAGAGGAAAAAAGTACTGTAGACTATGAAGAAGATTTAGAAATCAGCAAAATCATCACAATCAAGAATCATTTTGAAATATCAAATCAG TCTGAGAATTGCTTGGTTGATCTACTTCAATGTCTTGCTGAAATGGACATTAGTTTCAAGGTTCTTGAG AAAACAGATATTGGAAGGCATGTAAATAGACTGCGAAAACATTCATCAAATGAAGTAAGAAGACTTGTTAAACTACTCATCAg GAGATGGAAAGATATTGTTGATGAATGGGTTAGATTAAATACATCAATGGAGGAAACAG ATGATTTCGAGGATGGAGCTTATATTTCAAATGATTCACCATTATATTGCGGTCATAag TGGTTACTTTATGATACTAAAAGCCAAAGCAGAAAGGAGAAGAGAAGTGGAGCTTGA
- the LOC129903036 gene encoding probable mediator of RNA polymerase II transcription subunit 26c isoform X3 gives MELDELRLILKNSGVDLWGLIDTAISVAILDHGNELRSRRDAIVERLYTPLLCNNSYSAEIPKSIERNIDDDHKLKTEEKSTVDYEEDLEISKIITIKNHFEISNQSENCLVDLLQCLAEMDISFKVLEKTDIGRHVNRLRKHSSNEVRRLVKLLIRRWKDIVDEWVRLNTSMEETDDFEDGAYISNDSPLYCGHKPKQKGEEKWSLKT, from the exons ATGGAATTGGATGAATTACGTTTAATCTTAAAGAATTCAGGCGTGGACTTGTGGGGTTTAATTGACACAGCCATTTCAGTAGCCATTCTTGATCATGGAAATGAGCTTCGCAGCCGAAGAGACGCCATTGTTGAGAGACTCTACACTCCTCTGCTCTGTAACAATTCTTATTCTGCTGAAATCCCAAAAAGCATTGAGAGAAATATTGATGATGATCACAAGTTAAAAACAGAGGAAAAAAGTACTGTAGACTATGAAGAAGATTTAGAAATCAGCAAAATCATCACAATCAAGAATCATTTTGAAATATCAAATCAG TCTGAGAATTGCTTGGTTGATCTACTTCAATGTCTTGCTGAAATGGACATTAGTTTCAAGGTTCTTGAG AAAACAGATATTGGAAGGCATGTAAATAGACTGCGAAAACATTCATCAAATGAAGTAAGAAGACTTGTTAAACTACTCATCAg GAGATGGAAAGATATTGTTGATGAATGGGTTAGATTAAATACATCAATGGAGGAAACAG ATGATTTCGAGGATGGAGCTTATATTTCAAATGATTCACCATTATATTGCGGTCATAag CCAAAGCAGAAAGGAGAAGAGAAGTGGAGCTTGAAGACGTAG